The genomic stretch ATTCGCCGGGCCACTCCAGACTTCGACGCGTACAGCACGAGCCAGCCCGAGCACGCGACGGCCGTCATCCTGCAAAGCCTGTGGAGCCTGGGCCGCGAGCTCGTCGTGGTGCTGGACGACTTCCATGTCCTGCGCGAGCGCCCACTGGTGCGGGCCTTCTCGTACCTGATGGACCACTCACCGCCGCACGTGCACTGGGTCGTCTCGTCGCGCAACATCCCCGAGCTGGACCTGGCCAAGCTGAAGCTCACCGAGCAACTGGTGACGCTCGACGGCCGGGACTTGAACCTGGATGGCGAGGCCATCCGCGAGCTGGGCCTGCGCCTGTGCGGCGCGGTGCTCACACCGGAGGACATCGACTCCCTCCGCACGCGGACGGAAGGCTGGGTCGCTGGCGTCAAGCTGGCGCTGCTGTCCGCGGGTGAGCACGCGAGCGTGAGCGATGCGCTGAAGAAGGCCATTGGCTCCAATCACGACGTTGCCCGCTATCTGGCGGACGCGGTGCTGCGCGAGCAGTCCGAGGAGGTGCGCGAGTTCCTGGTGCTGAGCTCCGTGGTGGAGCAACTCCATGGCGCGCTGTGCAACGCGCTGCTTGGCATCACCCGAGGACACGCACTGCTGGGGCAGCTCGAGCGCTCACAGTTGTTCATCCAGGCGCTCGACGCCGAGCGGCAGTGGTACCGGTACCATCCACTGTTCCTCGAGGTGCTGCGCGCCCAGCTCGCCTGTGACTACGCCGACCGCGTCCCTCGGCTGCACCGTGCGGCGAGCGCTTGGTTCGCGGAGAACCAGATGCCGGACGAGGCGCTGACGCACGCCTTCGCCTCGGGAGACAGGGGCTGGTGTCTCGCGCTCACCGCACGCTGCATGGAGGCGTGGATGCGCGAGGGCGAGCTTGCCTCCGTCCTCCACTGGACCGCGAAGCTGACGGCTCAGGAGGTCATCCGGTCGCCAGCCATCTGCGTGGGCCACATCGCCTGCCTCATCCTGTCCCGCCGCTTCGCGCATGCGACCGCGGCGCTGCGGGATGCCCAGCACCACCTCGACACAGTCTATGAGGTGGCTGCCCCCGAACGCGAGCGGCTGACGAAGCGGCTCGCACACCTCACGCTGCTTCATGCCGTGCTGTCCGACTCGGCTCCGGACTCTGGCATGGACCTGGACGCGTCACCGGGCTCCGAAGAGTCGGACGTCTTCATGGCGGGCGCCGTGCTGGCGGCGAAGGCCTACCAGGCGCTCCGGATGAACCGCTTCGATGCGATGCGCCGGCTCGCACTGAGCGCTCGGGAGACGTTGCAGGGGCACAACAATCCGTTCCTGGTCGGGTACACGGATGTCCTTGTCGCACTGGCGGACCGGGCGCAGGGGAACATGAAGGACGCTGCGGCGCGGTGCGAGGATGCCTTCGAGCGTGCGAGTCGTGGACGGCGCAATCCCGTCTGGGTGAATGCGGCCACGGCGCTGGCCAACGCTCGCTACGAGCAGAACCGGCTCGACGAAGCCGAGGCGCTCTGTGTCGAGGTGCTGCCTCTGCTCCCGCAGGCCTCCGTGTTCGAGACGTTCGCGCTCGCCTACCTCATGCTGGCCCGCATCAAGACGGTTCGCGGGAAGTACGCAGAGGCGTACCGGCTCCTGGACTACCTCCACGGCGTGCTCGAGTGCGGTCACCAGACGCGATTCCTGGCCCACGTATGCGGGGAGAAGATTCGCCTCTACCTGGTGGAGCAGGCGCCCGCGCGAATGCGGGTGGTGGCCCAGGAGTTCGGCCTGGGCGAGCGCATGCGCCGGGGCGAGTGGAGCGAGAAGCGCTTCTACGACGAGACGTGGGAGCGGCTCGGGCTCGCGCAGGCGTGGGTGATGATGGTGCGCGGCCGCCACGACAAGGCGCACGCGATTCTGGAGGTGCTGCGAGCCAGCGTGCACGAGGTGGGCTACGTGTCACGCGAGACGGCGCTGCTGGCCACCATCGCGGTGTGCCACTGGCGCGCGGGTGACGCGATGGCCGCATTCGCCGCGTTGAACCGGGGCTTCGCGCTGGCGCAGCGCTTCGGCTTCGGGCGCAGCGTGTTCGACGAGACGCCCGGCCTGCAGGAGGTCGTCATCGCGGCCGCCCGGCAGCGGAAGCTGAGCTACGCGTTTCCGGACCGGTACACCACGCGGTACCAGGACCTGCTGTCCGCGGGAGCCCGCGTGCCTCGCGAGTTCGCGGCTCCACCTTCCGCGCCCCTGGAGCCACTCACCGAGCGCGAGCTCCAGATGCTCAAGCTGCTCGCACAGGGGCTGAGCAATCAGGAAATCAGCGAGCGTTCCAACGTCGCGCTCTCCACGACCAAGTGGCACCTGCGGAACGTGTTCGCCAAGCTGGACGTCACCACGCGCACCGCCGCCATCGTCAAGGCCCAGGAGCGGTTGCAGCGGAACCTGTGAAGGCCCGGCCCGTCCGTGGAATGAACGTTCCTTCCACGCCGCGCCCGGACATGGACAGTTGTCCTCTGGCATGAGAGGCCTGGGGGCGGTTGAATGGGAGCATCCGCGCCACCGCATCGTGTGGCAGGCGCGGCGGGGCCCCAGGCCCCAGGAGGAGCGTCCGTGCCCGCAGCGACCATCCCCACCGTCGAGACCGAGCGCCTCGTCATGAAGGGTCACAGCCTCGAGGACTACGAGGAGTGCCTCGCGCTGTGGAGTGACCCCACGGTGGTCCGCTACATCAGCGGCAAGCCGTCCACACGCGAAGAGATGTGGTCCCGGCTCCTGCGTTACGTGGGCCATTGGGACCTGCTGGGCTACGGCTTCTGGGTGGTGCGTGAAAAGGCGACGGGCCGCCTCGTGGGCGAGGTGGGACTGGGCGACTTCCACCGCGACATGCAGCCGTCCCAGGGCGCCGGGCCCGAGGCAGGCTGGGTGCTCGCCCCCGGGTTCCACGGCAAGGGGTACGCCACCGAGGCGGTACGCGCGGCCCTCACCTGGGCGGATGCCCAGCTCAGCCCTGAGCGCGTGGTGTGCATCATCGCGCCCGAGAATGCGGCGTCCATCCGCGTCGCCGACAAGTGCGGCTTCCGGCAGACGGGACAGGGAAGCTACAAGGGAGAGCCCTCGCTCATGTTCGAGCGCCTGGCACCGGTGAAGATGGGCGCTCGGTGATTCACGGGGAGGCATGACCATGGCCACCGCGAAGCACCCGACGCTCAAGCGCGACATTCAGCCGATGCCCGCGAATGTCCGGGCAGCGCTGGTCAAGCGCGGGCTCATGGAGGCATACAAA from Myxococcus xanthus encodes the following:
- a CDS encoding GNAT family N-acetyltransferase, translating into MPAATIPTVETERLVMKGHSLEDYEECLALWSDPTVVRYISGKPSTREEMWSRLLRYVGHWDLLGYGFWVVREKATGRLVGEVGLGDFHRDMQPSQGAGPEAGWVLAPGFHGKGYATEAVRAALTWADAQLSPERVVCIIAPENAASIRVADKCGFRQTGQGSYKGEPSLMFERLAPVKMGAR
- a CDS encoding LuxR C-terminal-related transcriptional regulator, encoding MPSLRNAPDLLPTKLSPPRAASVLVPCGAALRRIDHGVSGKLVLVTAPLGSGKTTLLTQWYREARVPHLLAWLSLDEQDNAPERFFAYLVGAIRRATPDFDAYSTSQPEHATAVILQSLWSLGRELVVVLDDFHVLRERPLVRAFSYLMDHSPPHVHWVVSSRNIPELDLAKLKLTEQLVTLDGRDLNLDGEAIRELGLRLCGAVLTPEDIDSLRTRTEGWVAGVKLALLSAGEHASVSDALKKAIGSNHDVARYLADAVLREQSEEVREFLVLSSVVEQLHGALCNALLGITRGHALLGQLERSQLFIQALDAERQWYRYHPLFLEVLRAQLACDYADRVPRLHRAASAWFAENQMPDEALTHAFASGDRGWCLALTARCMEAWMREGELASVLHWTAKLTAQEVIRSPAICVGHIACLILSRRFAHATAALRDAQHHLDTVYEVAAPERERLTKRLAHLTLLHAVLSDSAPDSGMDLDASPGSEESDVFMAGAVLAAKAYQALRMNRFDAMRRLALSARETLQGHNNPFLVGYTDVLVALADRAQGNMKDAAARCEDAFERASRGRRNPVWVNAATALANARYEQNRLDEAEALCVEVLPLLPQASVFETFALAYLMLARIKTVRGKYAEAYRLLDYLHGVLECGHQTRFLAHVCGEKIRLYLVEQAPARMRVVAQEFGLGERMRRGEWSEKRFYDETWERLGLAQAWVMMVRGRHDKAHAILEVLRASVHEVGYVSRETALLATIAVCHWRAGDAMAAFAALNRGFALAQRFGFGRSVFDETPGLQEVVIAAARQRKLSYAFPDRYTTRYQDLLSAGARVPREFAAPPSAPLEPLTERELQMLKLLAQGLSNQEISERSNVALSTTKWHLRNVFAKLDVTTRTAAIVKAQERLQRNL